A genomic window from Candidatus Cybelea sp. includes:
- a CDS encoding plastocyanin/azurin family copper-binding protein, translated as MSRRILLSMLALLLAACTAGGTPVASGGSGGATIDVNLTLSQPVKTAYGESGGYTPAITNVAVGSEIHFTNTDSFAHTATEIPNATQFPDGSPFGISATQQHGTSLSGGFSSGALQAGSSSQTIAVDRAGTYLFGCFFHYGAPMRAAIIAQ; from the coding sequence ATGAGCCGCCGGATCCTCCTCTCGATGCTCGCGCTGCTGCTTGCCGCGTGCACGGCCGGCGGAACGCCGGTCGCCAGCGGCGGCAGCGGCGGCGCCACGATCGACGTCAATCTTACGCTCAGCCAGCCGGTGAAAACGGCGTATGGCGAAAGCGGCGGCTATACTCCCGCCATTACGAACGTCGCGGTCGGCTCCGAGATCCACTTCACGAATACCGACAGCTTCGCGCACACCGCAACGGAGATTCCGAATGCAACGCAGTTCCCCGATGGATCGCCCTTCGGCATCTCGGCAACGCAGCAACACGGAACGAGCCTCTCGGGCGGCTTCAGCAGCGGAGCGCTCCAGGCCGGATCGTCCTCGCAGACCATCGCGGTCGATCGCGCCGGTACCTATCTCTTCGGCTGTTTCTTCCACTACGGCGCACCGATGCGAGCGGCGATCATTGCGCAATAG
- a CDS encoding SCO family protein: MKSPTLAAAFALVTAGAIAACTNGGGLGSINSGGGGPTPSPPPSKGIGVGIPTGTIGVEDDPVWGTVSGYTQNKTSQVLAYPPGATVAVTNLSSTTPHTLNVIAVASSPPAKWPKDPSLSFSPSGNGVLGSNYASGTINPGKSVKVKLTNPGTYLIGCAFHYIEFEMRDVIEVVAGATPGPSASPGSGGYEPRAPKPAPKATSAPGEPQLIDQRGRPFTLSSLRGKPLAVTFIAAHCTDACPLVNAQFQQAAEQMQHRHLEGKLLTITLDPEHDSPHDMQVLAHRFNADPRYWIVAGGSKSNVHKIMRAFNVISEEGEHGIHDRHSTFVYAFNSSGELAQTMLASTALDDDLVAAFAGRRWITQR; encoded by the coding sequence GTGAAGTCTCCAACACTTGCTGCGGCCTTCGCGCTCGTAACCGCCGGCGCGATCGCTGCCTGCACGAACGGCGGCGGTCTCGGCAGCATCAATAGCGGTGGTGGAGGGCCTACGCCCTCCCCGCCGCCCTCGAAGGGCATCGGTGTCGGCATTCCAACCGGAACCATCGGCGTCGAAGACGATCCGGTTTGGGGAACCGTCAGCGGTTACACTCAAAACAAGACCTCACAGGTGTTGGCCTATCCTCCCGGAGCTACGGTCGCGGTGACGAACCTTTCGTCGACCACGCCGCACACGCTCAACGTCATTGCCGTCGCGAGTTCGCCGCCGGCGAAGTGGCCGAAAGATCCGAGCCTCTCCTTCTCTCCCAGCGGCAACGGCGTGTTAGGCTCCAACTACGCCAGCGGTACGATCAATCCGGGAAAGAGCGTCAAGGTCAAACTGACGAACCCGGGTACGTACCTCATCGGCTGCGCGTTCCACTATATCGAGTTCGAGATGCGGGACGTCATCGAGGTCGTCGCCGGCGCGACGCCCGGTCCGAGCGCCTCGCCCGGCAGCGGCGGTTACGAACCTCGTGCTCCCAAACCAGCCCCGAAAGCGACAAGTGCCCCCGGCGAGCCGCAGCTCATCGACCAGCGGGGCCGTCCCTTCACGCTCTCGTCGTTGCGCGGCAAACCGCTCGCGGTGACCTTCATCGCCGCTCACTGCACCGACGCGTGCCCACTCGTCAACGCTCAGTTCCAGCAGGCGGCCGAACAAATGCAGCACCGTCATCTGGAGGGGAAATTGCTTACCATTACCCTCGACCCCGAACACGATTCACCGCACGACATGCAAGTGCTCGCGCATCGCTTCAACGCCGACCCTCGCTATTGGATCGTCGCGGGCGGATCGAAATCGAACGTCCACAAAATAATGCGCGCCTTCAACGTGATCTCCGAAGAGGGAGAGCACGGCATCCACGATCGTCATTCTACTTTTGTTTACGCATTCAACTCTTCGGGCGAGCTCGCGCAGACGATGCTGGCCTCAACAGCTCTCGACGACGATCTCGTCGCAGCCTTTGCCGGCCGGCGCTGGATCACACAGCGATGA
- a CDS encoding plastocyanin/azurin family copper-binding protein yields the protein MSTRLAGLSLAIAAASLAACAGGGTGTGASGANTVLLPSYNQNVTVFATVPKDTIGEELPSEGLGAINDPHWKATLGGFTQTKFSQALGFPTGTKITLENLSKNISHTMNVVKKIKKAPAKFPSSPSLTTNARGGGVLGPKFASGVLSPGKSVSVMLSKAGTYLFGCAFHYQDGMRDVIVVKAKATPGPQATPPGQ from the coding sequence ATGTCAACACGACTCGCGGGTCTCTCTTTGGCGATAGCCGCCGCCTCACTTGCGGCTTGCGCCGGCGGCGGTACCGGAACCGGCGCATCGGGTGCCAATACCGTGCTCCTTCCGTCGTACAATCAAAACGTCACCGTCTTCGCGACCGTGCCGAAGGACACAATCGGCGAGGAACTGCCCAGCGAAGGCCTTGGAGCGATCAACGATCCACACTGGAAGGCGACGCTCGGCGGTTTCACCCAGACGAAGTTCTCGCAAGCCCTCGGCTTCCCGACCGGCACGAAAATCACGCTGGAGAATCTCTCTAAAAACATCTCGCACACGATGAACGTCGTGAAAAAGATCAAAAAGGCCCCGGCCAAGTTCCCGAGCAGTCCGTCGCTGACCACGAACGCGCGCGGGGGCGGCGTTCTGGGGCCGAAGTTCGCGAGCGGCGTCCTGTCGCCCGGCAAGTCGGTGAGCGTCATGCTATCGAAGGCCGGCACCTACCTGTTCGGCTGTGCCTTTCACTATCAAGACGGAATGCGCGACGTCATCGTCGTGAAAGCCAAGGCGACTCCCGGCCCGCAAGCGACACCGCCGGGACAGTGA
- a CDS encoding tetratricopeptide repeat protein produces MRVLLAGAVLTGLMTAAATGQTYSTSRPLPRTTSEPALRTLATQREVEERFRIGLSALSRNDWKSAIAEFERIVALDPPEPKGSTARYDLAIAYANDGHNDDAARELRAALALDPGFLAAMANLIAVDLARGDIGEARATADRYVTLDPDSARALYSRGIVALHAGDAVTARQDFGKLLHANASYAVAHYDLALAEERLGRYDAAERELRSALALAPAYARARFALGVVLLREGEHAAARSAFERACSDAGADPALQNIAAAMRDSIRVP; encoded by the coding sequence ATGCGCGTTCTGCTTGCCGGCGCCGTACTCACCGGTCTGATGACGGCTGCGGCAACGGGACAAACGTATTCGACGTCTCGTCCGCTTCCACGCACGACCTCTGAGCCCGCGCTTCGAACGCTCGCAACGCAACGCGAGGTCGAGGAGCGCTTTAGGATCGGGCTGAGCGCCTTATCCCGCAACGACTGGAAATCGGCAATCGCCGAGTTTGAACGAATCGTCGCACTCGATCCGCCCGAACCCAAAGGCTCGACGGCCCGGTACGATCTCGCGATCGCCTACGCAAACGACGGGCACAACGACGACGCCGCACGCGAACTGCGCGCGGCGCTGGCGCTCGATCCCGGTTTCTTGGCCGCCATGGCCAATCTCATCGCCGTCGATCTCGCGCGCGGCGACATCGGCGAGGCGCGTGCGACCGCCGACCGCTACGTCACCCTCGATCCGGACTCGGCGCGCGCGCTCTACTCGCGCGGAATCGTCGCGTTGCACGCCGGCGACGCGGTAACCGCGCGCCAAGACTTCGGAAAACTCCTCCATGCAAATGCCTCCTATGCGGTCGCTCACTACGACCTCGCACTCGCCGAAGAGCGCCTGGGACGCTATGATGCGGCGGAGCGAGAACTGCGCAGCGCGTTAGCGCTCGCGCCGGCCTATGCTCGGGCGCGATTCGCGCTCGGGGTCGTGCTCCTGAGAGAGGGAGAGCATGCGGCCGCACGCAGTGCCTTCGAACGAGCCTGCAGCGACGCCGGTGCAGACCCGGCCCTGCAAAATATCGCGGCTGCGATGCGCGATTCGATCCGGGTTCCCTGA